GTAGTGCTGCAACTGAAGGCCGTGTTCCGCCGCGAATTTGTTCATGCGTATGAACCAGGATTCTTCCTCCAGACCACTAAATAGCCTGGCACCCATTCCGTGTTTACGTAGCATCTGCTTGGTAACGACCTCACCCGCCATTTTCGCCTTTTCCAGCATTAGGTGCATGTACACGAGAATTTCGTCTGCGTCCTCTTCGCGAGTGCGCCGTTTAACCTCATCCCAAAACGCTGTACGTGTCATGTTCATCTTGGGAATGAAGCTACATTCTTGAAGATTTCCACGGGCCAACGTGCCATCGAAATCGTACACAATCGCGGCTTTCGCGAGTTGATTTGTCACTGCATGTTCCATGGAGTTCTACGATACCGCAAATTGCCGGTGCTCAGTCACAGGGAGATCCAATCAACCCTTTTGGGGAGTTCGCGATCTATCATCGCTTCGTGCGGTAGTAATTTCACATGGACGACGATCCTTGGCGCGCTATGACTACTTCTCCAGCGCATCGAGCGCGAGGCGTAGCAACTCACCGAGCGGAACGTTGCGGTCATCGGCGGCTTTGTAGAACCGTTCCAGCGTTTCTTCTGTAGCCTTGATACCAAGATGACGGTTACGACCCGTTCGGTAACGGCGTTGCTTGCGCTTCGGCGGCGCCGCCGGTTTTGATGGCTGCCGGCCCGGAAAATTATTCTGGCGCGCGATGTCCTCGATTGCGGTTTCGTCCGCGCGTTTCTCCGGCTTCGGTTTTGTCGCAAAGGCCACGGGCTCTTTCAGAATGGCAAAGGGGCCTACGCGTCCGCTCATGCTGCACCTGCGACGTCTGAGGTTTCATCATCTTCTTTCCTACCGCACCCTGCCCCAGCTTGAGCCGCGCAACGACTTCTTCGACGAATTCCCAGACATTGATCTTGGCTTTGTCGAGATTGGCGACGTCGGCGGGGTTGAGACCGTCGAGCGTCTGCTGGAATGAGAAGATTGCCCGGAACGCGTCACGCTCGTTGAGTTCCGTGTTGAAGGCCGGGATGCCTGCCGAGATCAGACCGTTCTGGATATGCGATTGAGTCCGCGTTCTGGTCGAAGAACTCGTGCGTGTCAGAAGCACTGCGTAGGGTGTTTCATTCTTCGTCATTTTCTGGCTTTGCATGACGACGCGGATCGCCCTGCTCGCTTCGTTCGCGTCGAGTTGCGAGCCTTGCGTCGGGATGATGACGAGATCGGCCTGCGAGATTGCGTAGACCACGATCTTGGATGCCGTTCCTTCGAGATCGACAATTACGAAGGGCGTCCTGGATGCGGCATCCTCGATACGTTCGATGATCGTGTCCTCATCTACATCGGAGACCACCGTCAAACCCGGAGGTGCGTTCCCGCCGTTCGCCCAGGTTTGGATGGGATGATTGAGGTCTGCATCGATGACGGTCACGTCTTGAAAGCGCGCGAGCGATGTCGCGAGCAGAAAGGCGGAGGTGGTTTTCCCGGCTCCTCCCTTCGGGGATACAAAAGCGATGGTCGGCATTGGAGTCTCGCGACAAGAGGTGAAGGAGAACGGATCGAGGGAATCAGAGCCCGGATGATAACCAGTCAGCTGTCCGATGACAAGCAGACATCCTTGAGTGACCTGCCAGATGTTTCACTAGCATCTTCATGGTGTCTTATTGGCAACATGAGGATGCCATACAGTCAACTGACCGGTATCAAACAGTCGCCAAGCAGGTGCCTGAAAGGAAACCATCGAGACACCAAACAGGTGCCAGTATTGCCGTTCCAATTCCAGCTCGTTGCCCGAGTACGATTTCAGAATCAACGCCAAGGCGGAAAAACTCGCGCAGGAAGAGGGCAGGGACCTCGAAGGCAGGGTCGCCGCAGAAATCTCCCAAAGACTCCTCCACGCGCTTCTAATGCAATCTCGCTCTTGGGGGCAGGGGACGGGATATTTAGCCGTCATGGCTTGCCGCGCGCCGCTTAATGGGTGCCCTCTGATGACGCAGCTTACAGAAACCGACAAATGCGGCAGGCGGATCATGGAGTTTTTGTTTGCCACCTGTGACCCACCACTCCCGCCATTCACTTTCCAGTCCATGAATGTCGTAGCCAGGGGCAACCTCACGAGCCTTCTCATAAGCTTCTGCGGGCAGCGATGGCAGGAATTCATCATCTGACGAAGAAGAAACTGGACGCTCGACCCATCTGCCGTCACGATTGAAGAAGATGACCATATCGGCCTCTTCATCAAAAACGAGCCGGTAGTCGGGCAGGTGGTCATGACTGGCGATTTCCTTTACATGCTGACGAAAACGTTTCATCGAGCTTTGCGAGCCCGATTTTTTAGAAGAGTCTCCGTCGAAATATGCCAGGTCGGTTGCCGTCCGCAATGCTTGCGGGCCAACTCGTAAAGCTTGCGTTCGAGAGGTTTGCCGAGGCGGAAATAGTCACGGTGTAGCGTCAGTACCTCGTGGCCTCTGATAGCGTTGAAAATCCAGTCGGAAAGCTTCAGTTCCACCCAGAGCAAACGGCCGTCGAGGCCATGTTTGCGGCGAACAGCAGCAGCGTCAATCAAACCGAAGCTTTCGCGCTGCTCCTCATCGCCCGTGCGGATATTGGTTGTAATACGCGTGCCTGCAAGGCGATCAATGGCTTCGACCAAGGCATCATAATCGCGACCCGAAGTGCCACAATTTGTAAAGACGAGCAAATCGTAACTCGTGATCCTGACCCGCTGACTGACCTTCTCTTGCCGCTTCAGCTTCTCCATGATTTGGGAGATGCAATAGATCAGGATGTCCTTATCGTAGATGGTGGCCAGACCTTTGACACTCGGCACGATTTCAAGCCAGTTGCCGTTGTGCTCGTATTTGCGAATCGCTGTATCTTTCTTCTTGGATAGGGAGAAGAAAGGGTGTTCCATTTGCGGGATGAGGTCCTTGAGCGCCGCATCGGCCACATCACAGATGAACAAATCGCCATTGCTGTGCTTGGCAGGCAGAAGACGTTCATGGGGATTCGTGGTTTCAGGTGCCGAACTTCGGGGGGTCATGTGCACAGATTCGTTGTATCAGGTGCCAGAGTTCGTGATTTCAGGTACCGGGGATCAAGAATTCATAAAGACGGGCAGGGGGTTAAGCCGATTCGTCACGGGCGTAACACTACTTAACACAGACTCTAACTTTAATAACACTGGGCGAGGCAATGATCGACGACCGACAGCCATTCCAGTGGAACGAGGACAGTAGGAAAGAAGGCGGGGCTGAGTGAAAAGATTCGGGTTACGTGTTTGAGTGTTGTGACTTGCAAATGGCTCTCGTAAGCTTGGAGCATGCTTACTGCCCTGCAACGAATCTTTTTGCTGTTCATGGTGGTCTTTGGCCTCACGCCATCAGCAGGGCCGCTATGTTCCTACATTCTTCCCGCCAGGAGGAACTTTGTTCGAGAGCTTCCGAATCGCTGGTTGTGATCGCACGTCAACCTTGGTGCGCGTACCCTGAATCGGCGACTTTTGGCTGTGATCGCGCGAGGGCTACAATGCGGGTCCGGAGGTGCATTGCCTGATACGGGGTGGTGAGACCTCACGTTGGAGATGTTCCCGGACAAGGGGTGGCCATGCCGATCCACTCGAAAGAAGAGGTTGTATCAAAGCTCCGTGACCAGGTGTACGGAACTAACTTCCTGCCGCATGCTCTGCCTAAATACAGGTTTCCCAAGCAGGAGACAGATCCGAAGGCTGCGTATCAACTGGTTCACGACGAACTGCTGCTGGACGGAAACTCGCGACAGAACCTTGCAACCTTTTGCCAGACCTGGGTTGAGCCGGAAGTCCGCAAGTTGATGGATGAGTGCATCGATAAGAATCTGATCGATAAGGATGAATATCCGCAGATGGCGGAGATCGAGTCGCGCTGCGTCCACATGCTCGCCGATCTCTGGAACTCGCCGGATGTCGCAAACACGCAGGGCTGCTCTACTACCGGGTCGAGTGAGGCGGCCATGTTGTGCGGGCTGGCGATGCGGTCGCGATGGGAACGCCGGCAGCGCGAAGCGGGCCTTTCGACGGCTAAGCCAAACCTTGTTTGTGGGCCGGTTCATGCTTGCTGGCCGCGATTTTCGCGCTACTTCAATGTGGAGCTTCGCCAGGTTCCATGCGAAGGCCGCAGGTTGTTGCTGTCGCCCGCGGAGGTGCTCAAGCGATGCGATGAAAACACGATCGGAGTGGTGCCGACACTGGGAGTCACCTATACGCTGCAATACGAGCCGGTGCAGGATATCGCGATGGCTCTCGATGATCTGGAGGAGGAACGAGGGCTGAATATACCGATCCACGTGGACGCGGCCAGCGGTGGTTTTATCGCGCCGTTTATTCATGCTTCGCTGGCGTGGGATTTTCGGCTTCCGCGCGTGAGATCGATCAATGCTTCCGGGCACAAGTTTGGCCTGGCGCCGCTGGGGTGCGGTTGGGCGATCTGGCGGTCGGCTCTCGATCTGCCGGAGGAACTGGTCTTCCGCGTGAAATACCTTGGCGGCAATATGCGAACGTTTGCGCTTAATTTCTCGCGGCCTGGCGGGCAGATCGTCGCACAGTACTATAACTTTGTCCGCCTCGGCCGGGACGGGTATGCGAGGATCACGCAGGACTGCGCCGACGTAGGACAGTGGTTTGCCGATCAACTCAAGAAGCTGGGCCTGTTCGAACTGATTTATGACGGCCGCGATGGAGTGCCGGGTTGCACCTGGACGATTCCTCGCGGGCACGATCCGGGCTTCACGCTCTACGATCTGGCGGATCGTATGCGGGTGCGCGGTTGGCAGGTGCCTGCCTATCCGATGCCGCAGAACCGAGGCGATCTTATCGTTCAGCGAGTGCTGATGCGGCTTGGCGTTAGCCGCGATCTCGCTGGGCTTTTGTTCGGAGATCTGCAAGAGGCGATCAAACATCTGAAGAAGAATCCGTCATCGAAAGCTCTCACTCGTCAGAGTGCGGGGGGCTATCACCATGGCTGAATTTCCGGTCATGTCTCGATTCATATTGCGCTGCTCTGTCCCACATTTTAGGGACTCATTCTGAGTGACCCTAAAAAGACTCGCCATAAGATGTGACTTTTCTGCGCCATTGCGAGAGATCTAGTCTCGCAGGAGTCAGCACCGGAACACCGACCGGAAGGAGGCCACAACAATGGCAGACCACGAGAGTGAATTGGAATTGGAACTTGAGGATGAATTCCACGAGGGTGAATTCGAAGGCGAGGATGAGGCTGGTCTGGAAGGTGAAGGCTGGCTGGGCGCTCTGGGCAGCCTGCTTGGCGAGAGCGAATACGAAGACGAGTACGAACTCGAGGATGAGTTCGAAGGCGAAGATGAGGCTGGTTTGGAAGGCGAGGGCTGGCTGGGCGCTCTGGGCAACATCGCAGGCAGTCTCCTGAGCGAAGGCGAAGAGGAGTACGAGGGGGAATATGAGGACGAATTCGAGCAATTTTCGTTTGGCAGCTTCTTCAAGAAGGCGCTTCCGGTTCTCAAGAGGGTCGCGAAGGTCGCGGCTCCGATTGTCGGCACGGCGATCGGCGGCCCAATTGGCGGCAAGCTTGGCTCGCTGGCTGCGGGAGCTCTCGAAAGCGAATACGAGGACGAGTATGAGGGCGAGTTCGAGGACGAAGCTGAGTCGGAAGTAGCCCACGAGATTGCTTCTCACGAACTGACGCACAATGAGGCGATGGCGGAGATGATGGCCGAAGCCGCATCGCACGAAGCGCATGAAGGCGAGGCGGAAGCTATGGCGGGAGCCGCATTTATGACGGTCATTTCGCCCCGCGACCGGAGAGCGCTACGGCGCATCCTGCCTCACCTTACACGTGGCACGGCTATTCTCACTCGTATCCTTCGCCGTCGTCGCAGCACACGTGCTGGAGTTCGGGCGGTGCCGACGATCATGCGCCGCACAGTGAAAAGCTTGAAGAGCCAGGCCGCGAAGGGCGTAAAGATCACGCGCCAGAGAGCGGGACAGACGGCGGCGAAGCAGGTCCGCAGCGTGCTTGGCAATCCGAAGGCTGCTGCAGCCGCTATCCGGCGTAACGCAAAGGTCAGCAGCGTGTACAAGCGGCCAACGCGTGCGCGCCGCCGGCCCGCAGCGGTAACTACCGGCACGACACGCCGTCGCCGACGCAGCAGTTTGCGGTAGAGATCACTCGGCCCGGGCGGGTTCGAAGCATCAAGTCCGAATCATCAAGCTGGAGGATTCATCATGGCATACGAGATGGAAAGTGAACTGGAAACCGAATTCGAAGAAGAGCTTGAAGACGAATCGGAAGAGGAGATGGAAGATGAAGCCGTTCTGGAAGGAGAAGGATGGCTCGGCGCCCTCGGCAACATCGCCGGAAGTTTGCTCAGCGAGAGCGAAGACGAATACGAAGGCGAGGACGAGTATGAGGACGAGATCAGCCCGGTCCGCAAGGTCTATGCCGACGCCATGATGGAGCACCTCGGCGAGCTAGCAGCCGAAGCGGAGACCGAGGACGAGGCTGCCGAACACTTCCTCCCGCTGGTTGGAATGGCCGCCAGCAAGCTTCTGCCAGTAGTGGCCAAGGCAGTTGCGCCTATGGCGAAAAAGGCTCTGCCGAAGATTGCGAGCGCGTTGACCAAAGCCACGCCCAAGTTGACGCGAGGTGTTGGTACGGTTGCGAAAGCGCTTCATCGAAATCCTCAAACGCGGCATCTGCTTCGCGCTGTGCCTGGCATCGCACGACGCACGGTGGGCAGCATCGCTCACAAGGTCGCACGAGGCGGGCATGTTACGCCGCGCACAGCGGTTCAAACACTCGCCCGGCAGACGCGGCGAGTGCTGGGTACGCCGCATCACAGGGCGCAGGCTCTGCGACGCCATCATCATCTGGAACGAAGGTTCCACCGGCACGTGGGACCCGGAATGGG
This portion of the Acidicapsa acidisoli genome encodes:
- a CDS encoding glutamate decarboxylase, whose product is MPIHSKEEVVSKLRDQVYGTNFLPHALPKYRFPKQETDPKAAYQLVHDELLLDGNSRQNLATFCQTWVEPEVRKLMDECIDKNLIDKDEYPQMAEIESRCVHMLADLWNSPDVANTQGCSTTGSSEAAMLCGLAMRSRWERRQREAGLSTAKPNLVCGPVHACWPRFSRYFNVELRQVPCEGRRLLLSPAEVLKRCDENTIGVVPTLGVTYTLQYEPVQDIAMALDDLEEERGLNIPIHVDAASGGFIAPFIHASLAWDFRLPRVRSINASGHKFGLAPLGCGWAIWRSALDLPEELVFRVKYLGGNMRTFALNFSRPGGQIVAQYYNFVRLGRDGYARITQDCADVGQWFADQLKKLGLFELIYDGRDGVPGCTWTIPRGHDPGFTLYDLADRMRVRGWQVPAYPMPQNRGDLIVQRVLMRLGVSRDLAGLLFGDLQEAIKHLKKNPSSKALTRQSAGGYHHG
- a CDS encoding replication initiator protein A codes for the protein MADAALKDLIPQMEHPFFSLSKKKDTAIRKYEHNGNWLEIVPSVKGLATIYDKDILIYCISQIMEKLKRQEKVSQRVRITSYDLLVFTNCGTSGRDYDALVEAIDRLAGTRITTNIRTGDEEQRESFGLIDAAAVRRKHGLDGRLLWVELKLSDWIFNAIRGHEVLTLHRDYFRLGKPLERKLYELARKHCGRQPTWHISTETLLKNRARKAR
- a CDS encoding ParA family protein, whose product is MPTIAFVSPKGGAGKTTSAFLLATSLARFQDVTVIDADLNHPIQTWANGGNAPPGLTVVSDVDEDTIIERIEDAASRTPFVIVDLEGTASKIVVYAISQADLVIIPTQGSQLDANEASRAIRVVMQSQKMTKNETPYAVLLTRTSSSTRTRTQSHIQNGLISAGIPAFNTELNERDAFRAIFSFQQTLDGLNPADVANLDKAKINVWEFVEEVVARLKLGQGAVGKKMMKPQTSQVQHERTRRPLCHSERARGLCDKTEAGETRGRNRNRGHRAPE